AACTCCGCGTAGGCGCCCAGGGGCATCGAGCAGCCGCCGCCGAGGGCGTCGAGGAGCGCCCGCTCGGCAGCCACGGCCAGCGTGGCGGCCTCGTCGGCGATGGCGGCCGCGAGGGCCGCTGCCTCGGTGCCCGCCTTGGCCTCGATTGCCAGCGCACCCTGGCCGGGGGCCGGCAGCATCAGGTCGAAGGGCAGCACCTCGGTCGCCATCTCGGCGAGGCCCAGCCGCGTGAGGCCCGCCAGCGCGAGCACGATGGCATCGAACTGCCCATCCGCCAGCTTCTTCAGCCGGGTATCGAGGTTCCCGCGGATCGGCTCGCAGCGCAGGTCGGGCCGCGCGGCGCGAAGCTGGGCGGCCCGCCGCGGGCTGCTCGTGCCGATGCGCGCGCCGTGGGGCAGATCGAAGAGGCGGGATGCCCCTCTGCTCACGTGACGCTCCGCGATGATCAGAGAGTCGTTCGCCGGCGCGCGCACAGGCACGCACGCAACGGCGAGTCCCTCGGGCAACTGCGTGGGCAGATCCTTCAGGCTGTGCACCGCCAGATCGATCGCCCCGCCGAGGAGGGCCTCCTCGAGCTCCTTCGTGAAGAGGCCCTTGCCGCCGATCTGGGGCAGCGGCTGAGTCGTCTGGCGGTCGCCCGAGGTGGTGATGTGGACGAGCTTGCAGGCGAGGCCGGGGTGTGCGGCGGCGATCTGGTCGGCGGCCCACTGGCTCTGCGTCAGCGCCAGCTTGCTCGCGCGAGTGCCGATGCGAAGGCTCGATCTGTGGCTTGCGATCTGGGATGTCCTAGAGAGCGCTTGCCGGCCCGACGATGCTCCCCAATGCTATGCAGGTCTTCGGCGCCTGTCAAGCGAACAGGGCCTCCACGAAGGCGTCGGGGTCGAAGGGCTGGATGTCGGCGGGCTTCTCGCCGAGTCCGATGAACTTCACCGGAATCCCGAGCTGGTCCTTGACGGCGACTACGATGCCGCCCTTGGCCGTGCCATCGAGCTTCGCGAGGAAGATGCCCGTGACCTTGATCGCCTCCTTGAATTGCCTGGCTTGTGCGATGGCGTTCTGGCCCGTGGTGGCGTCGAGCACGAGGATGACCTCGTGCGGGGCGCCCGGGATCTTCTTCTCGATCACGCGGCGGATCTTCTCCAGCTCCTTCATCAGGTTCTGCTGCGTGTGGAGCCGGCCGGCGGTGTCCACGATCAGAATGTCCACGCCGCGGGCGAGCGCGGCGTCGCAGGCGTCGTAGGCCACGGCGCCCGGGTCGCCGCCGCGCTGGTGGCGCACGATGTCCACGCCGAGGCGCTCGGCCCAGATGGTGAGCTGCTCGACGGCGGCGGCCCGATACGTGTCGCTGGCGCACAGCAGCACCCGGCCGCCGCGGTCGCGGAAGTGGTTGGCCAGCTTGGCGATCGAGGTGGTCTTGCCCGAGCCGTTCACGCCGGCGACCAGGATCACCGTGGGCGGCTTCTCGGCGTGGCCGATGCCCACGTCCTGCTGCGTGAGGAGCGCCTTGAGCTGCGCCTTGAGGAAATCGTGGAGCTGGTCGGTCGTCTCGATCTCGCGGTTCTTCCAGGCGGCGCGCACCTGGTCGAGGAGCTTGGTGACGGTGTCAATGCCCATGTCGGCGGTGATCATCAGCTCCTCGAGCTGGTCGAGCTTCGCCTGGTCAATCTTGCCCCTGATGGAGAAGATGGAACCGAGGCCCGCGGCGAGGAAGCTGCGGGTCTTGGCCAGGCCGTCCTTGATGCGCCCGAGCGACGAGGCCATGCGGGCGAAGAGGCCCTTCTTCGGCTCGGGCGCCGGCTCGGCCGCCTGTGGCGGAGGGGAGGGGGGCGGCGCCTCCGCAGACTTCGCACCTTTGCTCTTGCCCCAGAATGGCATGGGCACTGTCCTTCAAACGGTTGCAGGCGGCAAGGGGAAAGGGGCCGGAACGGGATGCCTCCGGGCTTGCCGCTTGTGGCCTGAGGCTTGCTGCGTGGGTCAGTTCGGCGCGCCGAGGGTCTCGAGGAACTCCTTGTTGGTCTTCGCGCGCTTGACGCGCTCGATGAGCAGTTCCATCGCCTCGGTGGCGTTCATCTCGCTGAGCACCTTGCGCAGCACCCACACGCGGTTGAGGTCCTCGGGCGAGAGCAGCAGCTCCTCCTTGCGGGTGCCGGAGCGGTTGACGTCAATGGCGGGGAAGATGCGGCGTTCTTCGAGGCGGCGGTCGAGCACGAGTTCCATGTTGCCCGTGCCCTTGAACTCTTCGAAGATCACCTCGTCCATGCGCGAGCCGGTCTCGATGAGGCCGGTGGCGAGGATGGTGAGCGAGCCGCCCTCCTCGATGTTGCGGGCCGCGCCGAAGAAGCGCTTGGGCTTCTGAAGGGCCGCGGCGTCCACGCCGCCCGACAGGATTTTCCCGCTGTGCGGGCACTCGGTGTTGTAGGCGCGGCCGAGGCGGGTGATGGAGTCGAGCAGAATCACCACGTCCTTGCCGTACTCGACCATGCGCTTGGCCTTCTCGATGACCATCTCGGCCACCTGGATGTGGCGCTCGGCGGGCTCGTCGAAGGTGGAACTGATGACCTCGGCCTTGACCGAGCGCTGCATGTCGGTGACCTCCTCGGGCCGCTCGTCAATGAGGAGGACCATGGGATAGATATCGGGGTGGTTGGTGGTGATGGCGTTGGCGATCTTCTGGAGGAGGATGGTCTTGCCGGCCTTGGGCGGCGAGATGATGAGGCCGCGCTGGCCCTTGCCGATGGGCGCGATGAGGTCCACGATGCGCGTCTCGATGACGTCGGGCGTGGTTTCGAGGATGAGGCGCTTGTCGGGGTGCAACGGCGTGAGGTCCTCGAAACACACGCGGTCGGCCAGCTCCTCGGGCGGGGCGTAATTGATCGCCTCGACCCGCAGAAGGGCGAAGTAGCGCTCGTTGTCCTTGGGCGGGCGGATCTGGCCGGCCACCACGGTGCCGGTCTTGAGCCCGAAGCGGCGAATCTGCGAGGGCGAGATGTAGATGTCGTCGGGGCAGGGCAGGTAGTTGTAGTCGGGCGAGCGCAGGAAGCCGAAGCCGTCGGGCAGCACCTCGAGCACGCCTTCGCCGCGGATGAGGCCGGCGCGCTTGACCCACTCTTCGAGGATCTTGTAGATGAGCTCCTGCTTCTTGAGGCCGGCGAGGCCCGTGATGCCCTCCTTCTCGGCCATCTGATGGAGTTCGTGGATCTTGAGGCGCTTGAGTTCGGCAATGTGCAGCTCCTCGCCGCCCCTCGCCGCGTCCTCGAGTTGCTCCTCGAGGGCCTTCTCCTCGGCGGCCAGTTGGGCGTCGTTGGGGAGGATGCCCTTGCCGAAGGAGGTGCCATTCCTGGATTCCTTCTTCTCCTTCACCGCTCGCGAATTTCTTGCCATAGCTCCTGCACCTGTCGGGTAGTGGTTTCGAGAGGCCCGTTGCCGTTTATCACGAAGCGTGCCCTGGCACGCTTGATCTCGAGAGGCGCCTGGAGGCGTTCGCGGCGGGCGAGTTCGGCGGCCTTCCAGCCGCGCTCGGCGGCGCGCTTCCGCCGCACCTCGCGCGGGCAGTCCACAAAGACGAGAGCGTCGCACACGGCATCCAGCTCCGTCTCCACGAGCAGCGGCGCGTCCACCACGATGGCCGGCGCCCCCGCCGCGCGGGCCGCGGCGATCTGGCGGTGCAGCTCGGCTCGGATGGCCGGGTGCGTGATGGCCTCGAGGGCGGCCAACTCCTTCGGTCCGCGGAAGGCTCTCCGGGCCACCTTCGCGCGGTCCACGCCGCCGTCCGGTCCCAGCACGCCGCGGCCCCAGAGGGCCACCACCTGCTCGCGCACGGCCGGCTGGGCCAGGACGGCGTGGCCGATCTCGTCGGCATTCACAGTACGCGCTCCGAGTTCGGCGAGCATCCTGGCCACTGTCGTCTTGCCCGCTGCGATGCCGCCGAGCAACCCGATCACGGGACACCGACTTCTCGTGGAGCTCATGAGCGTGGGCAGACTACCCCTCGATTGCGGGTGCCGCCGGGCGCACCGCCGGCGCGGCTGCCCGGAGCTGCCGTTGGGACTCAGCAGAACACGTAGTCCGGATTTCGGCCGCTGGCGATGCTCAGGCTCCGGTTGGGATGTCCCAGGTGGGCGTCACCTGACCACTGGCTGTGACGGCGCACGCGCAGAAAGCGCAGCTTGGAGAACGCTCGGCAAACGCAGAATTCCTACGGAGAAGACTGGCAGAATCAATCGCAGTCAGGATTAAGAGTGCAAGGAAAGGCTTGCGGAATAGAAGATAACACACGACGCCGGCCGCTGTCAAGGGTTTTTTCGCTGAGGAGCCCGGCTCCCAATCCCCCCGGCTGCGCCCCCGCTCGCCGTCAGCATCCTCCAAACCGGGCACACCGGCGCCCTGCGGGCACGGCTCTGCCGCTGCCGCGAGGTGAGCAAGTGTGGCGCTCGGGCCAGGCGGGCGGCTCTGAGCCCCTTCCGCCCATACTTGCTCAATTTCCTTGCTCTCTCCGGTGAGCAAGTATGGCGCTTGGGCGATCCGGGCGGCTTGGCGGCCTTTCCTGCCATGCTTGCTCAATTTCCTCCCCCCTCAGGTGAGCAAGTATGGCGCGTAGGCGGTCTGGGGCCTTCCGCGGCCGTTCCTGCCCCTCTGCACCATTCGTGCTCTCAGGGGGGCTGATGCACGTGAGGAGCAGGCAGGGCTTGGAGACCTCCGCGGCGCGGGTGGCCAGGCCTGGGGGCCATGCTCTTCGCCGCGCGCGGCGACACTACGGTCAGAGAACGATGGCTCCCTGGCCCTTGAGTGTCTCGCGGAGCCTCGCGGGGTTTACCTCGGCCACGGGTCTGCCCGAATCCAGAGCCAGCCACGCGGCGACGCCCGCGGCCTGGCCGGTCTGGTTGCAGTTGACCATCACGCGCACGGCGCCGAAGGCCCCCTCGTCGGCGTCGAGGGCACGGCCGGCGACGAGCACGTTCGTGGCCCCCTTCGGCACAAGGCACGAATAGGGGATCTGGTAGTAGGGCGCCTTTTCGAGGCGCCGAAACGTCACGCCCGCGCCGCGCGCGCTGTGGATGTCCACGGGATATGTGCCGTAGCCGATGGCATCGGGGAAGCGCTGGCCGGCGAGCAGTTCGTCCTGCGTCAGCGTGTGCAGGCAGCGCGCATGGCGGGTCTCGCGGATGCCGATCTTCGCGGGCAGGGTGACCAGCGGCGTGCCCTTGTCGCCCAGGAAGTGCTCGCGCAGAATGTCGCAGATGGCGCGCACCTGGCGCCGGCCCTCGAGCTCCGCCTGCGTCAGCTCATCGGCGTCGGCGCAGTTGGCGCCGAATACGCGGGTGCCGGCGAGCATGTACTCGTCGTCGCCGCCGGGCACGGCCGAGCCCCAGGCGAAGCCCTTCTGAAGGGCCTGGGGGTACTGGGCGTCGAAGATGACACTGTGGATGTTGAAGCCCGGGTGCGCCTTGCTCAGGGCGCGCAGGCCGCGGAGGATCACGCACGTGGTGGGCGGCTGGACGTCCTTGCGCTGATAGACGGGCAGGCCCAGGCGGGCAACGAGGTCGGCATCGCCCGTAGCATCCACGAACTGCTTCGCGCGGATGGCCCGCCGCCCCGTCTTGTCCTCGACGATGGCCGCGACCAGGCGGCCATCCTCCAGGCCGGGCGCCACGAAGAGCGTGTGCAGGAACGGGCGCACTTTCGCCTCGGTCACGAGCAGGTCGAGCGCGATCTTCAGCTCTTCGGTGTTGAGGACGAAGTACTGGCTCGCCGTGCCCACGAAGCGCACGGCATCGCGTCTGGCGAGGCGGTCCACCACCTCGGTCGTGAGGCCCGCGATCACTTGCTGCTGGCCCTGGATATCCTTGGTCGAGTGCCACACGCTCACGAGGCTGGCCGTGGCGACGCCGCCGAAGAAGCCGTTGGTTTCGATGAGGGCCACGCGGGCGCCCAGACGTGCGGCGGCGACGGCGGCGAAGACGCCCGTGCAGCTTCCGCCCACGACGCACACGTCCACGTCGGCCACCACGGGGGTTTCGCGCGGGGCTTCGCGAATGGTGTCCATCTTCGGAGGCTCTCCTGCAGACGCGAGGGCGGCGCCGGCCGCGGCCAGCGCCGGGGTTTGGAGGAATGTGCGGCGAGGGAAACGGCTCGTGGCGGCGCCCCTTGCTTGGGAACCTCCCGCGGGTTGCGAACCCGCGGGAGGTTGGCTACGAGCCTGTCCAAGAATCCCCGTGGGCTGCGTTGCCGGCGTCAGCGGGCTGGAGGCGAGGCGCGGCGACGCAGGCGATGCCCTGGAATGCATCGCTGAGGAGCCGCAACGTGGCAGCCGGCCCGCTGACGCCGCAACCCGAAGGGACGCCGCGACTTCAGGCCGCCCGCTGTGTCGCTCATCGTCCGCGATGCGCTCCGTTGCATCGCCTCCTCCTCGCTCCTTGCGTGCGGCCCGAATCGGCGACGTCGCAGCCTCACGCGGATTCTCGGACAGGCTCCTAGGCGAACAGCTTGCGTACGAAGGCGGCATTCCGCCTGAAATCGGCGTCGCGGTCCTTCGAGGGACACGACGTTTCGAGGACGGCCCAGCCCCTGTAACCGATGTCGTTGAGAGCGTCGCGGACGGCCTCCCAGTTGACCTTCCCTTCGCCGAGGTAGTTGGCGCCGTCCTTGAAGTGAATCTGGCAGAGCTTGCCCTTCAGCTCGCGGATTTCGGCGGGGGCGTCGTGGCCGACGTCGGTGGAGTTCCGCGCGTCGTAATAGACCTGCACCGCGGGGCTCCCGACACGCTCGAGGATCGCCAGGTTCTGCTTCGCCGTGAGATAGTTCTCGAGCCCGAGCACCACGCGGGCCTTCTCGGCCCTGGGCGCGGCCTCCTTCAGGCGGGCGACCACGGCGTCCACGGCCTCGGTCTTCAGCTCGGCGTCGTTCTTGCGGAGGTCGCCCGCGCCGAAGAAGGCGAGGAGGATGTTGGTCGCCCCGAGGTCGGCGGTGGCCTCGATGCACTGGTCGAGCCAGGCGGGGCCGCGCGGGTCGGTGGCGAGCGGACAGCCGTTGAGCAGGCCCATGGCGACGGACGAGATGGCGACGCCGATCTCCTTGGCCTTGGCCTTGAGCTGCTCGCGGTACTTGGGGTCGGCAATCTGGAGCTTGTCGGCGGCGCCGCCGGGCGAAACCTCCAGCCCATCGAGCGTGCAGCGTTTGGCGACTTCGAGGCCGCCCGGCCCGCCGGCCCCCAGCGACCAGTCGCACGCGCTCAGGCGAATACGGGGCATTTCCTTCTCCTCGGCCAGGGCATGGCGGGCGAACGAGGCGGCAGCGAAGCCGCCCACGACGCTGCACACAAACTCACGACGCTTCATCGAGGCTTCTCCTATTCGATGCGCCTCAGATAC
The Planctomycetota bacterium DNA segment above includes these coding regions:
- the ftsY gene encoding signal recognition particle-docking protein FtsY is translated as MPFWGKSKGAKSAEAPPPSPPPQAAEPAPEPKKGLFARMASSLGRIKDGLAKTRSFLAAGLGSIFSIRGKIDQAKLDQLEELMITADMGIDTVTKLLDQVRAAWKNREIETTDQLHDFLKAQLKALLTQQDVGIGHAEKPPTVILVAGVNGSGKTTSIAKLANHFRDRGGRVLLCASDTYRAAAVEQLTIWAERLGVDIVRHQRGGDPGAVAYDACDAALARGVDILIVDTAGRLHTQQNLMKELEKIRRVIEKKIPGAPHEVILVLDATTGQNAIAQARQFKEAIKVTGIFLAKLDGTAKGGIVVAVKDQLGIPVKFIGLGEKPADIQPFDPDAFVEALFA
- a CDS encoding sugar phosphate isomerase/epimerase family protein, which codes for MKRREFVCSVVGGFAAASFARHALAEEKEMPRIRLSACDWSLGAGGPGGLEVAKRCTLDGLEVSPGGAADKLQIADPKYREQLKAKAKEIGVAISSVAMGLLNGCPLATDPRGPAWLDQCIEATADLGATNILLAFFGAGDLRKNDAELKTEAVDAVVARLKEAAPRAEKARVVLGLENYLTAKQNLAILERVGSPAVQVYYDARNSTDVGHDAPAEIRELKGKLCQIHFKDGANYLGEGKVNWEAVRDALNDIGYRGWAVLETSCPSKDRDADFRRNAAFVRKLFA
- the coaE gene encoding dephospho-CoA kinase (Dephospho-CoA kinase (CoaE) performs the final step in coenzyme A biosynthesis.) gives rise to the protein MIGLLGGIAAGKTTVARMLAELGARTVNADEIGHAVLAQPAVREQVVALWGRGVLGPDGGVDRAKVARRAFRGPKELAALEAITHPAIRAELHRQIAAARAAGAPAIVVDAPLLVETELDAVCDALVFVDCPREVRRKRAAERGWKAAELARRERLQAPLEIKRARARFVINGNGPLETTTRQVQELWQEIRER
- the hemC gene encoding hydroxymethylbilane synthase — translated: MGTRASKLALTQSQWAADQIAAAHPGLACKLVHITTSGDRQTTQPLPQIGGKGLFTKELEEALLGGAIDLAVHSLKDLPTQLPEGLAVACVPVRAPANDSLIIAERHVSRGASRLFDLPHGARIGTSSPRRAAQLRAARPDLRCEPIRGNLDTRLKKLADGQFDAIVLALAGLTRLGLAEMATEVLPFDLMLPAPGQGALAIEAKAGTEAAALAAAIADEAATLAVAAERALLDALGGGCSMPLGAYAELREGSVRLRAILFSPDGSRVARSDRSGNAANLRALAHAAAEDLRRGVHFS
- a CDS encoding FAD-dependent oxidoreductase, which translates into the protein MDTIREAPRETPVVADVDVCVVGGSCTGVFAAVAAARLGARVALIETNGFFGGVATASLVSVWHSTKDIQGQQQVIAGLTTEVVDRLARRDAVRFVGTASQYFVLNTEELKIALDLLVTEAKVRPFLHTLFVAPGLEDGRLVAAIVEDKTGRRAIRAKQFVDATGDADLVARLGLPVYQRKDVQPPTTCVILRGLRALSKAHPGFNIHSVIFDAQYPQALQKGFAWGSAVPGGDDEYMLAGTRVFGANCADADELTQAELEGRRQVRAICDILREHFLGDKGTPLVTLPAKIGIRETRHARCLHTLTQDELLAGQRFPDAIGYGTYPVDIHSARGAGVTFRRLEKAPYYQIPYSCLVPKGATNVLVAGRALDADEGAFGAVRVMVNCNQTGQAAGVAAWLALDSGRPVAEVNPARLRETLKGQGAIVL
- the rho gene encoding transcription termination factor Rho, coding for MARNSRAVKEKKESRNGTSFGKGILPNDAQLAAEEKALEEQLEDAARGGEELHIAELKRLKIHELHQMAEKEGITGLAGLKKQELIYKILEEWVKRAGLIRGEGVLEVLPDGFGFLRSPDYNYLPCPDDIYISPSQIRRFGLKTGTVVAGQIRPPKDNERYFALLRVEAINYAPPEELADRVCFEDLTPLHPDKRLILETTPDVIETRIVDLIAPIGKGQRGLIISPPKAGKTILLQKIANAITTNHPDIYPMVLLIDERPEEVTDMQRSVKAEVISSTFDEPAERHIQVAEMVIEKAKRMVEYGKDVVILLDSITRLGRAYNTECPHSGKILSGGVDAAALQKPKRFFGAARNIEEGGSLTILATGLIETGSRMDEVIFEEFKGTGNMELVLDRRLEERRIFPAIDVNRSGTRKEELLLSPEDLNRVWVLRKVLSEMNATEAMELLIERVKRAKTNKEFLETLGAPN